The proteins below are encoded in one region of Peribacillus muralis:
- a CDS encoding methionine ABC transporter ATP-binding protein, protein MIEFQHVKKVYETKKQTVEALKGIDLTVEKGDIFGVVGYSGAGKSTLIRLVNLLEHPSEGRVIVGGKELTSLNPKELRAEKKKIGMIFQHFNLLNSKTVFDNIAMPLVLSGTPSREIKDRVGELLEFVGLSSKAKSYPEQLSGGQKQRIGIARALATNPSILLCDEATSALDPQTTSAVLQLLKKINKEYDITILLITHEMSVIREICNKVAVMEGGYVVEQGSVFEVFAKPQTEIAKNFVRTVIHDEIPQSFLKRIGTHVPIIWKINFIGTTSGTPLLSTISKKYDVHLSVLSANISEIQETPFGNLIIEVTGDKQEVAEAYQYIKDEGILVQEVQVNG, encoded by the coding sequence ATGATAGAGTTTCAGCATGTTAAAAAAGTTTACGAAACAAAGAAGCAGACCGTCGAAGCATTGAAAGGAATTGATTTGACCGTTGAGAAGGGGGATATATTCGGTGTTGTCGGTTATAGCGGGGCTGGGAAAAGTACGTTGATCAGGTTGGTCAATTTGCTGGAACATCCTTCTGAAGGTAGGGTAATCGTCGGCGGGAAGGAGCTCACTTCATTGAACCCGAAGGAATTGCGGGCAGAAAAGAAGAAAATAGGGATGATCTTTCAGCATTTCAACTTACTAAACTCAAAGACCGTTTTTGATAACATTGCGATGCCGCTCGTTTTATCGGGCACGCCGAGTAGGGAAATCAAAGACAGGGTTGGCGAGCTGCTTGAGTTCGTCGGCTTATCCAGTAAGGCAAAGAGCTATCCGGAACAATTATCCGGCGGTCAAAAGCAGCGAATCGGGATTGCGCGGGCATTGGCCACCAACCCATCGATCCTTTTATGTGATGAAGCGACATCTGCGTTGGACCCGCAAACAACGAGTGCCGTTCTGCAGCTGTTGAAGAAAATCAATAAAGAATACGATATCACCATTTTGCTCATCACCCATGAGATGTCCGTGATCAGGGAAATTTGCAATAAGGTGGCGGTGATGGAGGGTGGATACGTCGTTGAACAAGGGTCAGTGTTCGAGGTTTTTGCCAAGCCCCAAACCGAAATCGCCAAAAACTTCGTGAGAACGGTGATCCATGATGAGATTCCGCAAAGTTTCCTAAAAAGGATAGGGACACACGTTCCGATTATTTGGAAAATTAATTTTATTGGGACTACTTCCGGTACCCCGCTGCTTTCGACGATCTCGAAGAAATATGATGTTCACTTAAGTGTATTATCTGCCAATATTTCCGAAATTCAAGAAACGCCGTTTGGGAATTTGATCATCGAAGTGACAGGTGACAAACAAGAGGTAGCCGAGGCGTATCAATATATTAAAGATGAGGGAATTCTCGTCCAGGAGGTGCAGGTAAATGGGTAA
- a CDS encoding methionine ABC transporter permease — MEITADQLSTAFGDTLYMVALSLIFSGLIGLPLGVLLVITRKGHIMDNKWIFNVLNPIINIVRSVPFIILLVAIIPFTRWIVGTGIGSNAAIVPLVFYAAPYIARLVENSLLEVDKGIIEAAQAMGATTWQIIYRFLIPEGLSSLILTFTTATIGLVGATAMAGAVGAGGVGDLALAYGYQRFDTMTMVVTVAVLVIIVQLLQSTGNFVSRKIRRR; from the coding sequence ATGGAAATAACGGCAGATCAGCTATCGACTGCTTTCGGCGACACTCTTTATATGGTAGCCCTCTCGTTGATTTTTTCCGGACTGATCGGACTTCCGCTGGGCGTCTTGCTCGTCATAACAAGGAAGGGTCACATCATGGATAATAAATGGATCTTCAATGTATTGAACCCAATCATAAATATTGTGCGTTCGGTTCCATTCATCATCTTGCTTGTTGCAATCATTCCGTTCACTAGATGGATCGTAGGCACGGGAATTGGTTCGAATGCGGCAATTGTTCCACTTGTTTTCTACGCCGCGCCTTATATTGCCCGGCTTGTGGAAAACTCCCTGTTGGAGGTGGATAAAGGAATCATCGAGGCAGCCCAGGCAATGGGGGCGACAACATGGCAGATCATTTATCGCTTTTTGATTCCTGAGGGACTCAGTTCGCTGATCCTTACATTTACAACAGCGACGATCGGGCTTGTTGGTGCCACGGCGATGGCAGGAGCGGTCGGTGCAGGCGGGGTCGGGGATCTAGCTTTGGCTTACGGTTATCAAAGATTCGATACGATGACGATGGTCGTCACGGTAGCAGTGCTCGTGATCATCGTTCAATTACTGCAATCCACCGGGAACTTCGTTTCCAGAAAAATCAGAAGAAGATAA
- a CDS encoding MetQ/NlpA family ABC transporter substrate-binding protein, translated as MKKILVTIIVLTFALITAACGNEKGASGGSDDVKTVKVGVSSGDTRTWEYIVELAKKKNLNIELVTFNDYIQPNLALSEGEIDANSFQTVAYFDEFIQDQNLKLEAIGSTVIAPMGLYSKKHKSIKDIPDGATIAVPNEATNWGRGLLLLQEAGLITLKDEFNGSGSANIIKDNPKNLKIKPVAAGSTPRLLDDADASTINSNFAVEAGLNLKDSLFHESETAKPYINIIAVKKGDADRPELQKLVELYHSKEVEAFIKKTYKGSSIPAYVTVDELLNYQNSWTKPANEK; from the coding sequence ATGAAGAAAATTTTAGTAACGATCATCGTATTGACATTTGCACTTATCACGGCAGCATGCGGAAACGAGAAGGGGGCATCAGGCGGTTCAGATGATGTGAAAACAGTGAAAGTCGGTGTCAGCAGTGGGGATACGCGAACGTGGGAGTACATTGTCGAATTAGCCAAAAAGAAGAACCTTAACATCGAGCTGGTCACGTTTAATGATTATATTCAACCAAATCTTGCCTTGAGCGAGGGCGAAATCGATGCGAACTCATTCCAAACGGTCGCCTATTTCGATGAATTCATTCAAGACCAAAATTTGAAATTGGAAGCCATCGGGTCGACCGTCATTGCGCCAATGGGCCTTTATTCGAAAAAACATAAAAGTATAAAAGACATTCCAGATGGTGCCACTATTGCCGTTCCGAATGAAGCGACGAATTGGGGACGCGGCTTACTCCTTCTACAGGAAGCGGGCTTGATTACATTGAAGGATGAATTCAATGGGTCGGGATCAGCGAATATCATCAAGGATAATCCGAAAAACTTGAAAATCAAACCTGTTGCTGCCGGAAGTACGCCACGTCTGCTGGATGATGCCGATGCTTCCACCATCAATAGTAACTTTGCCGTTGAAGCGGGACTTAACTTAAAAGATTCTTTATTCCATGAAAGTGAAACGGCGAAGCCATATATCAATATCATTGCGGTCAAAAAGGGAGATGCCGATCGTCCTGAACTGCAAAAATTAGTCGAACTATATCATTCTAAAGAAGTGGAAGCGTTCATTAAAAAAACGTATAAAGGAAGCTCGATTCCGGCATATGTGACGGTCGATGAATTATTGAATTACCAGAATTCCTGGACAAAACCAGCTAATGAAAAATGA
- a CDS encoding amidohydrolase family protein, giving the protein MKTIYTNATFFTMDKENRIFENGMMVVQDQTISSIGPHSKEQMKDADQVVDLGGKWVMPGLVNVHSHIVMTLLRGIGDDMLLKPWLETKIWPIEAQFTTEIASVSTQLGILEMMKSGTTTFSDMFNPNGIDAGAVMETIGETGMRGAFSYTIFSLGSEADQKANLTGAEQFSKAYKNFADGRLTTMVAPHSPYACTPEAISESARIAKENDLMVHIHVSETDFEILDIETRYGARPVEHLRRLGLFDQPTVMAHGVVLNEEERSILKQHDVRVAHNPISNLKLGSGIADVVSLLKAGIKVGVATDGVASNNNFDMFEEMRTAALLQKGMYKDATQFPAQTALAMATRMGAEAIGMSHTGSLEAGKKADFITIYPHDKEHLQPLSEAYSHLLYAARGNDVCDVYINGKMVVKDRVSLTIDEEKVIAEANRLQGTLSR; this is encoded by the coding sequence ATGAAAACGATATATACGAATGCTACTTTTTTTACGATGGATAAGGAAAATCGAATCTTTGAAAATGGCATGATGGTCGTACAGGACCAGACCATCTCCTCTATCGGTCCGCATTCAAAAGAGCAAATGAAGGATGCAGATCAAGTGGTCGACCTTGGCGGGAAATGGGTGATGCCAGGTCTTGTGAATGTTCATTCACACATCGTGATGACACTGTTGCGCGGAATCGGCGATGATATGCTGCTGAAGCCATGGCTAGAAACGAAAATCTGGCCGATCGAGGCTCAGTTCACAACCGAAATCGCCTCTGTAAGCACGCAGCTAGGCATCTTGGAAATGATGAAATCAGGAACGACGACATTTTCTGATATGTTCAATCCTAACGGTATAGATGCAGGTGCAGTCATGGAAACGATAGGCGAAACAGGCATGCGCGGAGCCTTCTCCTACACGATTTTCAGCTTGGGCAGCGAAGCAGACCAAAAAGCGAACCTCACTGGAGCTGAACAATTCTCCAAAGCATATAAGAATTTTGCCGATGGCCGCCTGACCACGATGGTCGCCCCGCATAGTCCGTATGCCTGTACGCCTGAAGCGATTTCGGAAAGTGCCCGGATTGCTAAGGAAAATGACCTGATGGTGCACATTCACGTATCGGAAACGGACTTTGAAATCCTCGACATCGAAACGCGGTACGGAGCCCGTCCTGTCGAGCACCTTCGCCGTTTAGGCCTGTTCGACCAACCAACCGTAATGGCGCATGGTGTCGTACTTAACGAAGAAGAACGGTCGATCTTGAAACAGCATGATGTCCGTGTTGCCCACAACCCAATCAGTAACCTAAAGCTCGGATCGGGGATTGCCGATGTAGTCAGCCTCTTGAAAGCAGGCATAAAAGTGGGCGTGGCAACAGACGGCGTCGCCTCCAACAACAACTTTGATATGTTCGAGGAAATGAGGACGGCGGCCTTGCTGCAAAAAGGCATGTACAAGGACGCCACCCAATTCCCTGCTCAAACCGCACTGGCCATGGCCACCAGAATGGGCGCCGAAGCAATCGGCATGAGCCATACCGGCTCACTCGAAGCAGGTAAAAAAGCGGACTTCATCACGATCTACCCTCACGACAAAGAACATCTGCAGCCGCTGAGCGAAGCCTATTCGCACTTGCTCTATGCCGCACGAGGAAACGACGTATGTGATGTCTACATCAATGGCAAAATGGTCGTCAAAGACCGCGTCTCCCTCACCATCGACGAAGAAAAAGTCATTGCCGAAGCCAACCGCCTGCAAGGCACACTATCTCGATAA
- a CDS encoding GNAT family N-acetyltransferase yields MILSDFDMHPLSEDTVLTKFLNFDEVMAEHTIRSSIWQYRNGSWQMFFHQGTKTNCPLINSKVCMNVSRNYPNKTKEGDGMIFRTINIDKDKETIVAFRKDSYVVSFGSEEGFGDEEAYLQRMRERVCQFPDGQVIIERDRKPIGQMELQIRQYDGAEIGYVNLFYLIPEYRGKGLGKELVSYAEFFFRKFGVSEYQLRVSPDNQDALRLYSKSGMVKLREENERYPVWRMSKFLL; encoded by the coding sequence ATGATCTTAAGCGATTTTGACATGCATCCCTTATCCGAAGATACCGTGTTAACGAAGTTTCTGAATTTTGATGAAGTGATGGCCGAGCATACGATAAGAAGTTCAATCTGGCAATATCGTAATGGCAGCTGGCAAATGTTTTTTCATCAAGGGACGAAAACGAATTGCCCTCTTATTAACAGCAAAGTGTGCATGAACGTATCAAGAAATTATCCCAACAAAACGAAAGAGGGAGATGGAATGATCTTTCGAACCATTAATATCGACAAAGATAAGGAAACAATCGTTGCATTCCGGAAGGATTCGTATGTGGTAAGCTTTGGGTCGGAAGAAGGTTTTGGCGATGAAGAGGCCTATCTGCAGCGAATGCGGGAGAGGGTGTGCCAGTTTCCGGATGGGCAGGTGATCATCGAACGGGATCGGAAGCCGATCGGACAGATGGAGCTTCAAATTCGCCAGTATGACGGGGCTGAGATCGGCTATGTGAATCTGTTTTATCTTATTCCGGAATACCGCGGTAAAGGGCTTGGCAAGGAGTTGGTCAGCTATGCAGAATTCTTTTTCAGGAAATTCGGGGTATCCGAATATCAGTTAAGGGTGTCTCCAGATAATCAGGATGCGCTTCGTTTATATTCGAAGTCAGGAATGGTGAAGCTACGGGAGGAAAACGAAAGGTATCCTGTATGGAGAATGAGTAAATTCTTGCTATAA